One window of Populus nigra chromosome 5, ddPopNigr1.1, whole genome shotgun sequence genomic DNA carries:
- the LOC133694024 gene encoding NAC domain-containing protein 21/22-like — MSNISFVEAKLPPGFRFHPRDEELVCDYLMNKASQCCDSLLMIEVDLNKCEPWDIPEAARVGGKEWYFYSQRDRKYATGLRTNRATASGYWKATGKDRHVLRKGTLVGMRKTLVFYQGRAPKGKRTDWVMHEFRLEGPLGPPKISSDKEDWVLCRVFYKSNREVVAKPSMGSCNDDTGSSSLPALLDSYITYEQTQPNLDEHEQVPCFSIFSQNQTSQNLLAPYTTQMEAPNAPAKCTSPFGKVPMDITTPLDSFSCDTKVLKAVLNNLTKMESYGNLKGSPSLGEGSSESYISEVGMSSLWNHY, encoded by the exons ATGAGCAACATAAGCTTTGTGGAGGCAAAGTTGCCACCAGGGTTCAGGTTTCATCCAAGAGATGAAGAACTTGTATGCGATTACTTGATGAACAAGGCTTCTCAGTGCTGTGATTCCCTTCTTATGATAGAAGTTGACCTCAACAAGTGTGAGCCTTGGGATATCCCTG AAGCGGCACGCGTAGGTGGCAAGGAATGGTATTTTTATAGCCAAAGGGATCGCAAGTATGCAACTGGATTGAGAACTAATCGTGCAACAGCTTCTGGATATTGGAAAGCCACAGGGAAGGACAGGCATGTCCTTCGCAAGGGCACTCTTGTTGGCATGAGAAAGACCTTGGTGTTCTACCAAGGTAGGGCACCCAAAGGGAAAAGAACTGACTGGGTCATGCATGAGTTTCGCCTTGAAGGACCTCTTGGTCCCCCGAAAATTTCTTCAGATAAG GAAGACTGGGTTTTATGCCGAGTGTTCTATAAAAGTAACAGAGAAGTTGTGGCCAAACCTAGCATGGGAAGCTGCAATGATGACACAGGTTCTTCATCTTTGCCTGCATTATTGGATTCATACATCACTTATGAGCAAACTCAACCCAATTTAGATGAGCACGAGCAAGTGCCCTGCTTCTCCATTTTCTCACAAAACCAAACCAGCCAAAATCTCCTGGCTCCGTACACCACCCAGATGGAAGCCCCGAACGCACCCGCTAAGTGTACGAGCCCATTTGGAAAAGTACCTATGGATATTACCACTCCTTTAGACTCTTTTTCTTGTGACACAAAGGTACTAAAAGCTGTTTTGAATAACCTTACCAAGATGGAAAGCTATGGCAACCTTAAAGGCTCACCAAGCTTAGGAGAAGGTAGTTCAGAGAGCTACAT